TACCAGCTTTCAAAACTATCCTTTTTTCCAATTGGGAAATGAAATTTCTAAACTCACCATCCAAGATGGAGACCAATTCAAAAATGATTTTGAAAGATTACTCGCCGAAAAAAATTCAAAATCAATTCCCAATTCTTCCATGATCTATCTTTTGATTCAGTTGGTTTTGCAACAATCACTGAAAGAATTTAATACATCTTTTACGGACAAAGTAACCGTCGATTCCAAGTTATCGGATTTTTTTCGTTTATTAGAAAATCATTTCAAAGACCAAAAAACAACTTCATATTATGCAAAACAAATTGGGACTTCTTCTGGAAATTTAAACCAACTCTGCCAAAAAAAATATGGAAAATCAGCAAAATCAATCATCCAAGAAAGGTTGGTTTTGGAAATTAAACGGCTGTTACTACATTCTGATTTGAATATCAACCAAATTGCTTTGACTTTAGGTTTCGAAGATAATTCCTATTTTAGTAAATTTTTTAAAAATCATACCGACAACTCACCGGAAAATTTTAGACGTTTGAAACGAAAACTACCATAAAAATCAGATTCTCTCCATTTACCAACTTTCTCTTTTTCCATAAGATAGAACCAACACTTAGAAAAGGACATATAAATGTTAGAAAAATTATTCTACACAGAAACAAGTTGGTTTTTTACCTTACTCAGACTGGTTTTAGGTTTTGTGATTTTGCCACACGGATTGCAAAAGTTATGCGGATGGTTTGGAGGGTATGGATTTGCTGCCACTTTGGATTTTTTTAAATCGGAAGGAATCCCCTATGCCATTGGATTTTTAGTCATTGTAGCAGAATCCTTTGGGGCACTTGGACTCATTTTTGGACTCTTCACAAGACTTTCTTCATTTGGAATTGCCCTTACCATGTTGGGAGCTGCGGTTTATGTGAGAAAAAATGGTTTTTTTATGAACTGGTTCAACCAACAAGCCGGTGAGGGATTTGAATACCATATCTTAGCCATTGGAATTGCTTTGATTTTGATGGTCGCCGGCGGAGGCCAACTAGCACTTGATAGTTGGATTGCGAACAAAGTTCATTCCAACTAAATTCACTAGGTACCTGTGTGTCAGTCAGATTTAGATATTACCATGAGTATTAACTGAGTTAAAACAGAATTAAAACTGGCTTGAATACAAAATCAAAATACAACCGTCCCCTCGCAAGAATGGATAGTTGTATTTTGTTGGAATTAGTCGGTAAGGATTTCTAACGCGCTGATTGGCTCATGTTGTTGGGCCATGATCGATTCCAAAAACTTTACATAAGCTTCTCGTCCTGGGTACTGAACCTGGTTCACACCTGTTTTGACAGCAGCTTCTGCCACCGCAGGTGCCACATGGTAAAGAACTCTTGAGTCCAAAGGTTTTGGAATGATATAGTCAGCGCCAAATCGAATTTCTTTTTCGTTATAAGCTTCAGAAACTTCGATTGGAACCGGAAGTTTAGTGAGTTCACTTAATGCATACGCCGCAGCCAACTTCATTTCCATATTGACTACTTTTGCACGAACATCTAAAGCCCCACGAAAGATAAATGGAAATCCAAGTACGTTGTTGACTTGGTTATGATAATCACTGCGACCCGTTGCCATAATGAGGTCTGGCCTTGCACGTTTTGCATCTGGATAAGGAATTTCTGGATCGGGATTGGCAAGAGCAAACATAATGGGTTTCTCAGCCATCGTTTTGACCATTGCTTCTGTTACAACATTGGCAACGGACACTCCAATAAATAAATCCGTTCCAGGAAAAATATCTTCTAACGTATCTGCATCAGTTTTGCGAACAAAAGGTAACTTCGTTTCATGTAAGTTAGTTCGTTTGTGGTTGATGACACCACGAGAATCCAACATAAAAATGGATTCATGTTTAACCCCGATATGTGTTAACATCTCCGCGATCGAAATGGCAGCAGCCCCTGCTCCATTGATCACAACCTTTAGATCACCAGCTTTTTTACCGGTGATCTCTAATGAATTGAGTAGTGCAGCAGTTGAAATGATCGCAGTTCCATGTTGGTCATCATGAAAAACAGGAATCTTCATACTTTCATCTAATGTTTTTTCTATATGAAAACATTCCGGCGCACGGATGTCCTCTAAATTGATTCCACCAAACGTTGGTTCGAGGGCCTTTACAATTGTGATGAATTTTTCAGGATCTGTTTCATTAATTTCAATATCAAAGACATCAATACCGGCAAATTTTTTGAATAAAACTGCCTTTCCTTCCATCACTGGTTTTCCAGCGGAAGCTCCAATATTTCCAAGACCTAAAATGGCAGTTCCATTGGTGATGATTCCGACTAAGTTTCCTCGGTTAGTGTATTCATAAACGAGATCAGGTTGTTTTTCGATTTCGAGGCAAGGGTAAGCGACTCCCGGTGAGTAGGCCAAGGACAGGTCGTAACTGTTCTCCGTTGGTTTTGTCGGAACTACTTTGGTTTTTCCTTTCGGAAACCTAGAGTGATACTCAAGTGCGCTATTTTTCATGGTCTATTTTCCCACGATTTATGATTCAATGGAAAATCCTAGAATAAATTGGAGGGATAGCCTTTCAAAAAAGGTTGATGGAAGTTCTATGTCCCTTTAGATAAAGACCTTACGAAAAGCCAGAGGGGGCAAATTTGGAACTAGTTGGTGAATTTTTTGGAACTGCTGTTCTCATTCTACTTGGTGACGGTGTAGTTGCTGGTGTTTTATTAGAAAAATCAAAAGCAAAAGACGGGGGATGGATCACCATCACCACAGCTTGGGCACTGGCGGTCTGTTTCGGTGTTTTGGTGGCAAAGGCCTTGGGAAGCCCTGGTGCCCATTTAAATCCCGCTGTCACACTTTCTGTTTGTATCCAGTCGGGTGATTTTTCCATCTTTCTCCCCTATAGCCTTGCCCAGGTCGCAGGTGCTGCGCTAGGAGCCACCCTCGTATATTTACACTACCTTCCTCATTGGAAAGAAACCAAAGATTCTGGAACCATTCTAGCCGTTTTCTCCACATCACCGGCCATCAAACACACAACCTCCAATGTCATTAGCGAAGGACTTGGGACCTTTCTTCTCATCCTTGGAATCCATGCCATCTTCTCTCCGTTTAACGGTGGAGCCACAGGTGTTGTGGGAACCGGATTTGTCGCTCTTCTTGTCTGGGCCATTGGACTATCTATGGGCGGCACTACTGGCTATGCGATTAACCCTGCACGCGACTTAGGACCAAGGATTGCCCATTGGTTATTGCCAATTCCCAACAAAGGAAATTCCAATTGGAAATATGCATGGCTTCCCGTGGTGATTCCGTTAGTGGGTGGTGGGCTTGCGGCAGTTGTGATCAGGTGGGGGATCTAAGAAAAGTTTAAATCGAAACACCTCTTAGAGGAGAAAACCTATGAACAAACACAAACTAAAGTTAAATCTATTTTATATATTTCTCTTTATTTCCTTTTTTTCTCTCTCGGCAAATCCATGGGATCAAAACTTTTTATCGAACTTGTCTTCCGGGGATTGCAGAGGGATTGTTAAGAAAAATAAAACTTGGTGTGATACGAATGATTGTAAAGGTATTGCATCAAGTGATCGAACCTGGTGTGACAGCGATGACTGTAAGGGTGTTGCTAGTAGAAATAGATCTTGGTGTTCTTCCAATCTATGCAAAGCATGGGCTTCACGCGATCGGACTTGGTGCAATGACAACGACTGCAAAGGTGTAGCGAGCAAGGATCCATCTTGGTGTGATAGCAAACAGTGTAAAGCTATTGCATCTGGAAATGAAACATGGTGTCTTTGATTCTAAACACACATTTAACTTGAATTTCGCTACATTTGTTCTTCCGCTTCCTTCAAACATAGCTATATTAAAAATTAACAATTAAAATTTAATTAAGAAAATAAATAAGTTGTAGTTTTCATACATCAAATATTTATTTCCACGTATAACATTCGTATAATGCAAAATTCAATTATTAAGCCATACCAATTCATTAAGTGTAAAATTAAATGGAATCAAAGGAAAATTCTATAAAAATGAAGCATAAATTAATCCTTCTCTGTATCTTCGCCTTTCCCATTATCACGATTTTCGCTACAGAATCAGAAACATTAGATACCTTTCGTGGAATCAACTTCTCTACTACTGAAGCACAAAAAATAAAAGCCATGTCCATCTTCGTTCCCCAAGCGGCAAAACGATCCGACTCCATACACATGAAGGACAAGTTTCCAATCACTTTCTTTAAAGCAGACTGTATCCAAGAAAAGGAATGTTTTTCCTTACTCATTGCTGTATCAGTCATACCTGAATCAATCAAATCCTTTGATACATTGGTAGAAGAATCAAGGGCTACTGATTTTGGCAATCCACCATACGAAGTAAACAAATGGGTCGAACTCCTTACATTTAAAACAGACAAAACAAAGATTCTAATGGGGCCTGGTGAATTACTGGG
This genomic stretch from Leptospira meyeri harbors:
- a CDS encoding AraC family transcriptional regulator, giving the protein MQTEIKNIPMIHLTDVHEDDKNPYFYVGRLEELPNEFQDFDSSHRHSYFALFFFTEGEGTHSIDFHTHSITNNSLFFLRPGQVHSWTFSKPVKGFALKIYPDFLSEHGGQVTSFQNYPFFQLGNEISKLTIQDGDQFKNDFERLLAEKNSKSIPNSSMIYLLIQLVLQQSLKEFNTSFTDKVTVDSKLSDFFRLLENHFKDQKTTSYYAKQIGTSSGNLNQLCQKKYGKSAKSIIQERLVLEIKRLLLHSDLNINQIALTLGFEDNSYFSKFFKNHTDNSPENFRRLKRKLP
- a CDS encoding malic enzyme-like NAD(P)-binding protein, whose product is MKNSALEYHSRFPKGKTKVVPTKPTENSYDLSLAYSPGVAYPCLEIEKQPDLVYEYTNRGNLVGIITNGTAILGLGNIGASAGKPVMEGKAVLFKKFAGIDVFDIEINETDPEKFITIVKALEPTFGGINLEDIRAPECFHIEKTLDESMKIPVFHDDQHGTAIISTAALLNSLEITGKKAGDLKVVINGAGAAAISIAEMLTHIGVKHESIFMLDSRGVINHKRTNLHETKLPFVRKTDADTLEDIFPGTDLFIGVSVANVVTEAMVKTMAEKPIMFALANPDPEIPYPDAKRARPDLIMATGRSDYHNQVNNVLGFPFIFRGALDVRAKVVNMEMKLAAAYALSELTKLPVPIEVSEAYNEKEIRFGADYIIPKPLDSRVLYHVAPAVAEAAVKTGVNQVQYPGREAYVKFLESIMAQQHEPISALEILTD
- a CDS encoding MIP/aquaporin family protein; the protein is MELVGEFFGTAVLILLGDGVVAGVLLEKSKAKDGGWITITTAWALAVCFGVLVAKALGSPGAHLNPAVTLSVCIQSGDFSIFLPYSLAQVAGAALGATLVYLHYLPHWKETKDSGTILAVFSTSPAIKHTTSNVISEGLGTFLLILGIHAIFSPFNGGATGVVGTGFVALLVWAIGLSMGGTTGYAINPARDLGPRIAHWLLPIPNKGNSNWKYAWLPVVIPLVGGGLAAVVIRWGI
- a CDS encoding DoxX family protein; translated protein: MLEKLFYTETSWFFTLLRLVLGFVILPHGLQKLCGWFGGYGFAATLDFFKSEGIPYAIGFLVIVAESFGALGLIFGLFTRLSSFGIALTMLGAAVYVRKNGFFMNWFNQQAGEGFEYHILAIGIALILMVAGGGQLALDSWIANKVHSN